In one Macadamia integrifolia cultivar HAES 741 unplaced genomic scaffold, SCU_Mint_v3 scaffold448, whole genome shotgun sequence genomic region, the following are encoded:
- the LOC122068639 gene encoding serine carboxypeptidase-like 20, whose amino-acid sequence MYGVHMLNMWRNLTFSKEINVLAFCETERPLAVRKRMFGRAWPFRAPVRDGLVLTWPQILNRSSVPCFDDRVATEWLNNAAVRKAIHAEQDSVIGSWELCKGLTYYHDAGSMIKYHKNLTALDYRALIYSGDHDMCIPYTGSEAWTRSLGYKIIDEWRLLYCNEQVAVLVKSIFLCYAKNLTFLTIKGSGHTVPEHKPVEALAFYSCWLEGHSI is encoded by the exons ATGTACGGTGTACACATGCTTAATATGTGGAGAAATTTGAcattttcaaaagaaattaaCGTTTTAGCTTTTTG TGAGACTGAGAGGCCTCTTGCTGTGAGGAAAAGGATGTTTGGTCGTGCTTGGCCTTTTAGAGCTCCTGTGAGAGATGGGTTAGTTCTGACATGGCCACAGATCCTAAATCGTTCCAGTGTTCCATGCTTT GATGATAGAGTTGCTACTGAATGGTTGAACAATGCAGCAGTTAGGAAAGCAATTCATGCTGAACAG GATAGCGTCATTGGTTCCTGGGAGCTATGTAAAGGTCTCACATATTATCATGATGCTGGAAGCATGATCAAGTATCACAAGAACCTCACTGCTCTCGATTATCGGGCTCTTATTTATAG TGGAGATCATGATATGTGCATTCCATATACTGGGAGTGAAGCATGGACTAGATCACTTGGATATAAAATTATAGATGAATGGAGGCTTTTGTATTGCAATGAGCAAGTTGCCGTGTTAgttaaatcaatttttcttt GCTATGCCAAAAACCTCACATTTCTCACTATAAAG GGCTCTGGACATACTGTGCCTGAACACAAGCCAGTAGAGGCATTGGCCTTTTATAGCTGTTGGTTGGAAGGACATTCAATATGA